In Nonomuraea sp. NBC_00507, the following are encoded in one genomic region:
- a CDS encoding carbohydrate ABC transporter permease, translating to MSTKTLPGRGDSQEQSTSRPARSADRRRFALQGPARGRQARAAWILATPFLALFAAFMLLPVVWSVLMSLTDTKSADLRTPLNVGFIGFDNYLRLFQDDQFFTALRNTAVFVLVALPLTLAAGLAAAVALNRGILRFRAVFRIGFYLPVITSIVAIAVVWKTLLEPRAGLVNAVLGWFGIDGPAWLADTRFALPVMIVMAVWRNLGTVMIIMLAGLQSVPQSLMEAAELDGAGAWQRFWRVTFPLLRPALLITAVTTGIGYLQFFDEPFVMTGGGPLDSTLSATLYAYNQFGNGNYDMASAASYVIFVLIVALTVLQFRMLRDKD from the coding sequence ATGTCCACGAAAACGCTCCCCGGGCGGGGCGACAGCCAGGAGCAGAGCACCTCACGGCCGGCCAGGAGTGCCGATCGGCGGCGCTTTGCGCTCCAGGGCCCGGCACGCGGCAGGCAGGCCCGGGCCGCCTGGATCCTCGCCACGCCCTTCCTCGCGTTGTTTGCGGCCTTCATGCTGCTGCCGGTTGTCTGGTCGGTGCTGATGAGCCTGACCGACACCAAGAGCGCCGACCTACGCACACCCCTGAACGTAGGGTTCATCGGCTTCGACAATTACCTACGGCTCTTCCAGGACGATCAGTTCTTCACAGCCCTGCGCAACACCGCCGTGTTCGTCCTGGTGGCCCTGCCCTTGACGCTGGCCGCTGGGCTCGCCGCGGCGGTCGCTCTCAACAGGGGTATCCTCCGCTTCCGGGCCGTCTTCCGGATCGGCTTCTACCTCCCGGTGATCACCAGCATCGTGGCCATCGCCGTGGTCTGGAAGACGCTCCTGGAACCGCGCGCGGGCCTGGTGAACGCCGTCCTGGGCTGGTTCGGGATTGACGGGCCCGCATGGCTGGCGGACACCCGCTTCGCCCTGCCCGTCATGATCGTGATGGCCGTGTGGCGGAACCTCGGCACCGTCATGATCATCATGCTGGCTGGGCTCCAGTCCGTGCCCCAGTCCCTGATGGAGGCGGCCGAACTCGATGGTGCCGGGGCCTGGCAGCGCTTCTGGCGCGTCACCTTCCCTCTGCTGCGCCCCGCCCTGTTGATCACCGCCGTCACCACTGGCATCGGCTACCTGCAGTTCTTCGACGAGCCGTTCGTGATGACCGGCGGCGGGCCGCTGGACTCCACCCTGTCGGCCACCTTGTACGCCTACAACCAGTTCGGCAACGGCAACTACGACATGGCGTCGGCCGCCAGCTACGTCATCTTCGTCCTCATCGTCGCGCTGACCGTTCTGCAGTTCCGGATGCTGCGAGACAAGGACTGA
- a CDS encoding LacI family DNA-binding transcriptional regulator, with translation MAATLKDVALRAEVSVAAASLVLSGKAEGRVAEATAERVRTAAAELGYRGNRAARSLRTQSAPLLGLLSLGVATQPYAGAMLEAAQSAAREHDYDLLFIEVGTQEAIAENLRLLEEHQVAGVLIASYFHRELVLPAQLPAPTVLVDALCRDRDIDWVVPDEYVGETEVLEELARAGHHHVGWICDIPRYPATILRTKAFEDVAARHGWDDDPRRVVLTEHADAADGYAAMQRLLEQFPKVTAVAAFTDRMAMGVYMACFERGIRVPQDMSIVGFDDQVLVSEALRPGLTTVALPHRQMGKWAVGRLIERIESAEDLGVSQVRINGGLVVRDSVAAPRTGRVRASTRR, from the coding sequence ATGGCAGCCACTCTGAAGGACGTCGCCCTTCGCGCCGAGGTATCGGTCGCGGCTGCGTCGCTGGTCTTGTCCGGCAAGGCCGAAGGCCGGGTCGCCGAGGCGACCGCCGAGCGGGTCCGGACGGCGGCGGCGGAGCTGGGCTACCGCGGCAACCGCGCCGCCCGCAGCCTGCGTACGCAGTCGGCTCCGCTGCTGGGCCTGCTCAGCTTGGGCGTGGCCACCCAGCCCTACGCCGGAGCGATGCTCGAAGCCGCCCAGTCAGCCGCGCGCGAGCATGACTACGACCTGTTGTTCATCGAGGTCGGCACCCAGGAAGCCATCGCCGAGAACCTGCGACTGCTGGAGGAGCATCAGGTCGCGGGTGTCCTGATCGCCTCCTACTTCCACCGGGAGCTGGTCTTGCCCGCGCAGCTGCCCGCGCCCACCGTTCTCGTCGACGCCCTGTGCCGGGACCGCGACATCGACTGGGTGGTGCCCGACGAGTACGTTGGCGAGACCGAGGTTCTGGAGGAGCTCGCCCGTGCCGGCCACCACCACGTCGGCTGGATCTGTGATATCCCGAGGTACCCCGCGACCATACTGCGGACCAAGGCGTTCGAGGACGTCGCCGCGCGCCACGGATGGGACGACGACCCGCGGCGCGTCGTCCTGACCGAGCACGCCGACGCCGCCGACGGCTACGCGGCCATGCAGCGGCTGCTCGAGCAATTCCCCAAGGTGACGGCGGTCGCCGCCTTCACCGATCGCATGGCCATGGGCGTCTACATGGCCTGTTTCGAGCGGGGCATCCGCGTGCCCCAGGACATGTCGATCGTCGGATTCGACGACCAGGTCCTGGTGTCGGAAGCGCTCCGTCCTGGACTGACCACCGTGGCACTGCCCCATCGCCAGATGGGCAAGTGGGCGGTGGGCCGGCTCATCGAGCGCATCGAGTCGGCGGAGGACCTGGGGGTCAGCCAGGTCCGAATCAATGGCGGCCTGGTCGTCCGAGACTCGGTCGCCGCTCCGCGCACTGGTCGGGTCAGGGCCAGTACGCGGAGGTGA
- a CDS encoding carbohydrate ABC transporter permease, which translates to MSLTHARGRPKRSVTYMRDRPRRWPNRPADRHKAEARTGRLFTAPAMCLLLIFLIIPIALAFSLGFTDAKLSSPQPTRWVGLSNFEDLLSIKPLTLDEARVRELAGPEGTVRTALRSLTKNGSGTPYEGMSVLSDSVAADGKSGSFWLAGDPLFWKSLRNTAVFALVVVPVQGGLGLLLALLVNSRFRGRVFFRTVFFLPVVMSMVVVSILWAFLYEKDGLVNNAIKAVYPSWDPIAFLADPSTALPAIIAMSIWQAVGFHMIIWLAGLQTIPAELYEAAKMDGAGPWRTFTSVTWPGLRHTFVFVLVTITIAALGMFTQVNVMTKGGPLDSTSTLVYQAFAEGYGKQRIGYASAISFVFFVLVLCVALIQRRLTREKDA; encoded by the coding sequence GTGTCCCTGACGCATGCCCGCGGCAGACCCAAGCGATCCGTCACCTACATGCGGGACCGGCCCAGGCGATGGCCGAACCGGCCCGCCGACCGCCACAAGGCCGAGGCCAGGACGGGACGGCTGTTCACCGCCCCGGCGATGTGCCTGCTGCTGATCTTCCTCATCATCCCGATAGCCCTGGCCTTCAGCCTCGGCTTCACCGACGCCAAGCTCTCCTCGCCGCAACCCACCCGCTGGGTCGGCCTGTCCAACTTCGAAGACCTCCTGAGCATCAAGCCCCTCACCCTCGACGAGGCCCGCGTCCGCGAGCTCGCCGGACCTGAGGGCACCGTCCGCACCGCCCTGCGCAGCCTGACCAAGAACGGCAGCGGAACCCCCTACGAGGGCATGTCGGTGCTGTCGGACTCCGTCGCCGCCGACGGCAAGAGCGGCAGCTTCTGGCTCGCCGGCGACCCGCTGTTCTGGAAGTCGCTGCGCAACACCGCCGTGTTCGCCCTCGTCGTCGTCCCCGTCCAAGGAGGGCTGGGCCTGCTGCTGGCGCTGCTGGTCAACAGCAGATTCCGGGGACGGGTGTTCTTCCGTACGGTGTTCTTCCTGCCCGTCGTGATGTCGATGGTCGTGGTGTCGATCCTGTGGGCCTTCCTGTATGAGAAGGACGGACTGGTCAACAACGCGATCAAGGCGGTCTACCCGTCATGGGACCCGATCGCGTTCCTCGCCGACCCGTCCACCGCACTGCCCGCCATCATCGCCATGTCGATCTGGCAGGCCGTCGGCTTCCACATGATCATCTGGCTGGCGGGGCTGCAGACCATCCCGGCCGAGCTGTATGAGGCCGCCAAGATGGACGGCGCGGGCCCTTGGCGCACCTTCACCTCCGTCACCTGGCCGGGCCTGCGGCACACCTTCGTGTTCGTCCTGGTCACCATCACCATCGCCGCGCTGGGAATGTTCACGCAGGTCAACGTCATGACCAAGGGCGGGCCTCTGGACTCCACCTCCACGCTCGTCTACCAGGCCTTCGCCGAGGGCTACGGCAAACAGCGCATCGGGTACGCCTCGGCCATCTCCTTCGTGTTCTTCGTGCTCGTGCTGTGCGTCGCGCTCATCCAGCGCCGGCTGACCAGGGAGAAGGACGCATGA
- a CDS encoding extracellular solute-binding protein yields MRTTTRHTVRTVQIMCVTVTAALVATGCGRSADAGPGTVAPAEISSGKATGKVVMWSMGDTDKDLESLAKKFEQQNPGVDIQITAVPWDSAHDKLTTAIAGGNTPDMSLVGTTWMAEMAAMNAFQATPTSIKSSDFYPGQWDTTKYKDTSYGVPFIADTSVVYYRTDITTKAGIKDALAGDRDGYLKDLKAIQATVGEQNPKLRHATGLVMGFNSWIFWLPLVWQQGGDIYDAKNGKFTFDSPEVAKALEYYASIPKQGLAPTDRADNVQAFRDGLIATYQEAAWAGGSFRKDAPELNGKWKTMPVPYTKQPAGFAGGSDLAVFKDAKNSDGAWKFARFLTEPANLAAYAKATGSLPPSPQAWSEGKLTEDENMKAFAEQLEVSKAPPAITTWQQIADAIDSELEKLTLGKATVAQVQQALQSKATSIGTGR; encoded by the coding sequence ATGCGTACCACTACCCGTCACACCGTCAGAACCGTCCAGATCATGTGCGTCACCGTCACGGCAGCCCTGGTGGCCACCGGCTGCGGCCGGAGCGCCGACGCCGGGCCAGGCACGGTCGCACCTGCGGAGATCAGCAGCGGCAAGGCCACAGGCAAGGTCGTCATGTGGTCCATGGGCGACACCGACAAGGACCTTGAGAGCCTGGCCAAGAAGTTCGAACAGCAAAACCCCGGCGTCGACATTCAGATCACGGCGGTGCCCTGGGACTCCGCCCACGACAAGCTGACCACCGCGATCGCCGGCGGCAACACACCGGACATGTCCCTGGTCGGCACCACCTGGATGGCGGAGATGGCGGCCATGAACGCCTTCCAGGCCACCCCGACGTCGATCAAGTCCTCGGACTTCTACCCCGGCCAGTGGGACACCACCAAATACAAGGACACCTCCTACGGCGTGCCGTTCATCGCCGACACCTCGGTGGTCTACTACCGGACCGACATCACCACGAAGGCCGGCATCAAGGACGCCCTGGCCGGCGACCGGGACGGATACCTGAAGGACCTCAAGGCCATCCAGGCCACTGTCGGCGAGCAGAACCCCAAGCTGCGCCATGCCACCGGTCTGGTGATGGGCTTCAACTCCTGGATTTTCTGGCTGCCGCTGGTCTGGCAGCAGGGCGGTGACATCTACGACGCCAAGAACGGGAAGTTCACCTTCGACTCGCCCGAGGTCGCCAAGGCGCTGGAGTACTACGCAAGCATCCCCAAGCAGGGCCTGGCGCCCACCGACAGGGCGGACAACGTGCAGGCTTTCCGGGACGGGCTCATCGCCACCTACCAGGAGGCCGCCTGGGCCGGCGGCAGCTTCCGTAAGGACGCGCCAGAGCTGAACGGCAAGTGGAAGACCATGCCGGTGCCGTACACCAAGCAGCCCGCAGGGTTCGCCGGCGGCAGCGACCTGGCGGTGTTCAAGGACGCCAAGAACTCCGACGGGGCATGGAAGTTCGCCCGGTTCTTGACCGAGCCCGCCAACCTCGCGGCCTATGCCAAGGCCACCGGCAGCCTGCCCCCTTCGCCCCAAGCGTGGTCGGAGGGGAAGCTGACCGAGGACGAGAACATGAAGGCGTTCGCCGAGCAGCTCGAGGTCAGCAAGGCGCCGCCCGCCATCACAACCTGGCAGCAGATCGCCGACGCCATCGACTCTGAATTGGAGAAGCTGACCCTCGGCAAGGCCACCGTCGCCCAGGTGCAGCAGGCGCTGCAGTCCAAGGCGACCAGCATCGGCACCGGCCGCTGA
- a CDS encoding ABC transporter substrate-binding protein → MSILARNLPMAALGVAGALALAACGGGGTSAGPAGSAPAASGGKTKVTMWTHNAGNEVELKLVQQVTNDYNASQDKYEITIQAFPQESYNDAIVSAAASKSLPCLLDVDAPVMPSWAHANYLQPLTIDAKLTDPLLPGIKGAYNDKLYSLGFYDAALGIVTRKSILTDNDIRIPTIDQPWTLEEFDAALAKIKASGKYDYPLDAGTGWTGEWYPYAYSPLLQSFGGDLINRADFSTAEGVLNGPQAVKWGEWFQGLFKNKLANPKESEDRTDFLQGKVAMQWNGSWAIGDAAKKFGDDILVLPPPNLGKQPYIGAGSWQWGMSATCQTPEAVNGWISFGLQDKYLSAFSEQLGNLPASASVQALGKKFREGTKESTYIELARKYALIRPPTPAYPFIAKTFEKAAADIISGANVQDALNTAVDAIDKNLAENNNYQ, encoded by the coding sequence ATGTCAATACTAGCCCGGAACCTCCCCATGGCCGCCCTGGGCGTCGCCGGTGCGCTGGCGCTCGCCGCCTGCGGTGGCGGCGGGACGAGCGCGGGGCCGGCCGGTTCCGCCCCGGCCGCCTCCGGTGGCAAAACCAAGGTCACCATGTGGACGCACAACGCCGGCAACGAGGTCGAGCTCAAGCTGGTCCAGCAGGTCACCAACGACTACAACGCCTCGCAGGACAAGTACGAGATCACCATCCAGGCGTTCCCGCAGGAGTCCTACAACGACGCCATCGTGTCGGCCGCGGCGTCCAAGAGCCTGCCCTGCCTCCTCGACGTCGACGCTCCGGTCATGCCCAGCTGGGCGCACGCCAACTACCTCCAGCCGCTGACCATCGACGCCAAGCTCACCGACCCGCTGCTGCCGGGAATCAAGGGCGCCTACAACGACAAGCTGTACTCGCTCGGCTTCTACGACGCCGCCCTCGGCATCGTGACGCGCAAGTCAATCCTCACCGACAACGACATCCGGATCCCCACCATCGACCAGCCGTGGACGTTGGAGGAGTTCGACGCGGCCCTCGCCAAGATCAAGGCGTCGGGCAAGTACGACTACCCTCTGGACGCCGGCACCGGCTGGACCGGTGAGTGGTACCCCTACGCCTACTCCCCGCTCCTGCAGTCCTTCGGCGGCGACCTCATCAACCGCGCCGACTTCTCCACCGCCGAGGGTGTGCTGAACGGTCCCCAGGCGGTCAAGTGGGGCGAGTGGTTCCAGGGCCTGTTCAAGAACAAGCTGGCCAACCCCAAGGAGTCCGAAGACCGAACGGACTTCCTGCAGGGCAAAGTCGCGATGCAGTGGAACGGCTCCTGGGCCATCGGCGACGCGGCGAAGAAGTTCGGCGACGACATCCTCGTCCTGCCGCCGCCGAACCTGGGCAAGCAGCCCTACATCGGCGCGGGCTCCTGGCAGTGGGGGATGTCCGCGACCTGCCAGACCCCTGAGGCGGTCAACGGCTGGATCAGCTTCGGGCTGCAGGACAAGTACCTGTCGGCCTTCAGCGAGCAGCTCGGCAACCTGCCCGCCTCCGCCAGTGTGCAGGCGCTGGGCAAGAAGTTCAGGGAAGGCACCAAGGAGAGCACCTACATCGAGCTCGCCCGCAAGTACGCGCTCATCCGCCCGCCGACACCCGCCTACCCCTTCATCGCCAAGACCTTCGAGAAGGCGGCGGCCGACATCATCTCCGGCGCCAACGTGCAGGACGCGCTGAACACGGCCGTCGACGCCATCGACAAGAACCTGGCCGAGAACAACAACTACCAGTAG
- a CDS encoding LacI family DNA-binding transcriptional regulator, protein MGVTISDVAARAGVSKTTVSRVLNGKGEIRENTILKVREAISELGYVPSAGAVGLARGTTQMIGMLVPDMAWAWAGIVQAVVETLETEGFGLRMLTWNRGEESLRRLGLQVAAKSFDGLLVIEPEGALGYITELHEAGLPVVLIDDRFHRPGFPYVATTNREGGEQAARHLLDIGRRRPLVVTGPEAFGCTRERLGGFVDVYANAGIELDQRRIICGDFLFDRGRSAVAQALADGVEFDAVFGHNDPTAAGVLAALHEAGLRIPQDVSVVGFDDIELASYTYPALTTIRQPMREMGAAAARLLLDHVRRSPEAAPSCIIPTNLVVRGSTLKPSSN, encoded by the coding sequence ATGGGAGTCACCATCTCTGACGTGGCCGCGCGGGCCGGGGTCAGCAAGACGACGGTCTCGCGGGTGCTGAACGGCAAGGGCGAGATCCGCGAGAACACCATCTTGAAGGTGCGCGAGGCGATCTCGGAGCTCGGCTATGTGCCGAGCGCCGGGGCAGTGGGGCTCGCACGCGGCACCACACAGATGATCGGCATGCTGGTCCCTGATATGGCCTGGGCCTGGGCCGGCATCGTGCAGGCGGTCGTCGAAACGCTGGAGACCGAAGGCTTCGGACTGCGCATGCTGACCTGGAACCGCGGTGAGGAGTCACTGCGCAGGCTGGGCCTGCAGGTCGCTGCCAAGTCGTTCGACGGTCTGCTGGTGATAGAGCCCGAGGGGGCCCTGGGGTACATCACGGAGCTGCACGAAGCGGGGCTGCCGGTGGTGCTGATCGACGACCGCTTCCACCGGCCGGGATTCCCCTACGTGGCCACCACCAACCGGGAGGGGGGTGAGCAGGCGGCGCGCCACCTGCTGGACATCGGCCGCCGTCGCCCTCTGGTGGTGACCGGTCCCGAGGCGTTCGGCTGTACTCGGGAACGGCTGGGCGGCTTCGTCGACGTCTATGCGAACGCCGGGATCGAGCTCGACCAACGCCGCATCATCTGCGGCGATTTCCTCTTCGACCGCGGTCGGAGCGCGGTCGCGCAAGCTCTCGCAGACGGCGTGGAATTCGACGCGGTCTTCGGGCACAACGACCCTACGGCGGCCGGCGTGCTGGCCGCCTTGCACGAGGCGGGCCTTCGGATTCCGCAGGATGTCTCCGTGGTGGGGTTCGATGACATCGAACTGGCGTCGTACACCTATCCGGCACTGACCACCATCCGCCAACCGATGCGCGAGATGGGTGCGGCGGCGGCGCGTCTGCTGCTGGACCACGTGCGCCGATCCCCGGAGGCCGCCCCCTCGTGCATCATTCCCACCAACCTCGTGGTTCGTGGCTCGACGTTGAAGCCGAGCTCGAACTGA
- a CDS encoding carbohydrate ABC transporter permease — MTTTVKARRTLARTAFYAAGALLSLAFLLPMVFMIVSSFKGKLQIFEDLESVRAFLPVGDVGLDNYQGLFSRVPLARFYVNSLLVSFLVVGLGLVINSLAAFGIARMRWRGQGIVMGVLIATLIVPFETLALPLLYWVNNLPYVSFATGTPELTTGWINTYAVQIVPFIANAFSIFLFVQFFKSIPREIDEAAFIDGAGFLTVYRRIVVPLSGPAFATSAILTFLPIWNSYLWPTMVVQEEGLRPLPVGLDYFFQSNTAEGVPWGQIMGYTTLVTLPIMVLFIVFQRSFVASVANSGIKG, encoded by the coding sequence ATGACCACCACCGTCAAGGCCCGCCGGACCCTCGCCCGCACCGCCTTCTACGCGGCCGGGGCGCTGTTGTCGCTTGCCTTCCTGCTGCCCATGGTCTTCATGATCGTCTCCAGCTTCAAAGGCAAGCTGCAGATCTTCGAAGACCTCGAATCCGTCCGGGCGTTCCTGCCGGTGGGCGACGTCGGACTCGACAACTACCAAGGACTGTTCAGCCGGGTGCCGCTCGCCCGCTTCTACGTCAACTCCCTGCTCGTCTCATTCCTCGTCGTCGGGCTCGGGCTGGTGATCAACAGCCTGGCCGCGTTCGGCATCGCCCGGATGCGCTGGCGCGGGCAGGGGATCGTCATGGGGGTGCTCATCGCGACCCTCATCGTGCCGTTCGAGACGCTTGCGCTCCCGCTGCTGTACTGGGTGAACAATCTGCCCTATGTCTCCTTCGCCACCGGGACGCCGGAGCTGACCACCGGCTGGATCAACACCTACGCCGTGCAGATCGTCCCGTTCATCGCCAACGCGTTCTCGATCTTCCTGTTCGTGCAGTTCTTCAAGTCCATCCCGCGCGAGATCGACGAGGCCGCCTTCATCGACGGCGCGGGTTTCCTGACCGTCTACCGGCGCATCGTCGTCCCGCTGAGCGGGCCCGCCTTCGCCACCAGCGCCATCCTCACCTTCCTGCCCATCTGGAACTCCTACCTGTGGCCGACGATGGTCGTCCAGGAGGAGGGCCTTCGGCCGCTCCCCGTCGGCCTGGACTACTTCTTCCAGTCCAACACCGCCGAGGGCGTGCCATGGGGCCAGATCATGGGGTACACCACCCTGGTCACCCTGCCGATCATGGTGCTTTTCATCGTTTTCCAACGCAGTTTCGTGGCCAGCGTGGCCAATAGTGGAATCAAGGGGTAA
- a CDS encoding GH32 C-terminal domain-containing protein, whose product MSSVRVPRHARVRLLAAVATVCALSAAPLAPQAAAADIPPYTETYRPQFHFTPEKNWMNDPNGLVYYKGEYHLFYQHNPNGNSWGDISWGHAVSTDLVHWKELPLALSHDDEEMVFSGSAVVDWNNTTGFGTEKNPPMVAIYTSAYKNGGKQAQSLAYSTDRGRTWTKYQGNPVIDIGSTNFRDPKVQWYAPTKSWLMTVSLSAEHKVRFYSSKNLKDWELLSEFGPAGATGGVWECPDLFPLAVDGDKNNIKWVLVVNINPGGIAGGSGAQYFIGDFDGKKFTAEDKGTYTPPTGTVTQDFEGADFGTWTATGAAFGQAPATGAVDGQGTVTGFDGKGLANSFHGGDGTTGTLNSPEFTVESPYLNFKIGGGRHPHEAGTVLKQPPPEGTVLADFEGGTYGSWTKTGDAFGSAPATGTLPGQGQVSGWLGDGLVNTFLNGDSTIGTLTSPEFTIDKKHINFLIGGGHHPSGSDNPTAVELLVDGQVVRSATGKDAEALNWVSWDVADLAGKKAQIKIVDDNTGGWGHINVDHIVLSDTQAKPVSQETSVNLVVDGQVVRSATGANSETLDWASFDLRPYAGKKAQIQILDMNTAGWGHILADQFTIADKPALSVVQRADWADYGKDYYAAVSWENVPGGKRYMIGWMNNWDYGLSAPTSPWRGAQSVPREMGLRTIDGRIRLTSKPVNNLESLRDKHPATASDVTVKSTSKPLIGRAVQGKALDIEATFSLQDAERFGLKVRTGAGGEETVIGYDTTTQELYVDRTRSGAVDFNSTFPGVQTAPLKAENGKVKLRILVDWSSVEVFGGSGETVITDQIFPDPASTGVDVFAEGGTATLDHMQAWQLKSIWP is encoded by the coding sequence ATGAGCTCTGTACGCGTACCCCGGCATGCCCGCGTGCGGTTACTGGCGGCGGTGGCGACGGTCTGCGCCCTGTCCGCAGCTCCACTCGCCCCCCAGGCCGCCGCGGCCGACATCCCGCCGTACACCGAGACCTACAGACCCCAGTTCCACTTCACTCCGGAGAAGAACTGGATGAACGACCCCAACGGCCTCGTCTACTACAAGGGCGAGTACCACCTCTTCTACCAGCACAACCCGAACGGCAACTCCTGGGGCGACATCTCCTGGGGGCACGCGGTGAGCACGGACCTCGTGCACTGGAAGGAGTTGCCGCTCGCCCTGTCGCACGACGACGAGGAGATGGTGTTCTCCGGCAGCGCGGTCGTCGACTGGAACAACACCACCGGGTTCGGCACGGAGAAGAACCCGCCCATGGTGGCGATCTACACCAGCGCCTACAAGAACGGCGGCAAGCAGGCCCAGTCACTCGCCTACAGCACCGACCGCGGCCGCACCTGGACCAAGTACCAAGGAAATCCCGTCATCGACATCGGCTCCACCAACTTCCGCGACCCCAAGGTCCAGTGGTACGCGCCGACCAAGAGCTGGCTGATGACGGTGTCACTGTCCGCCGAGCACAAGGTGCGGTTCTACTCGTCCAAGAACCTCAAGGATTGGGAGCTGCTCAGCGAGTTCGGGCCGGCCGGCGCGACGGGCGGCGTGTGGGAGTGCCCCGACCTGTTCCCCCTCGCCGTCGACGGGGACAAGAACAACATCAAGTGGGTCCTGGTCGTCAACATCAACCCCGGGGGCATCGCGGGCGGTTCGGGCGCCCAGTACTTCATCGGCGACTTCGACGGCAAGAAGTTCACCGCCGAGGACAAGGGCACCTACACACCGCCCACCGGCACGGTGACGCAGGACTTCGAGGGCGCCGACTTCGGTACGTGGACGGCTACCGGCGCCGCGTTCGGCCAGGCACCGGCAACCGGCGCCGTGGACGGTCAGGGAACCGTCACGGGCTTCGACGGCAAGGGCCTCGCCAACAGCTTCCACGGCGGCGACGGGACCACCGGCACCCTCAACTCGCCCGAATTCACCGTCGAGAGCCCCTACTTGAACTTCAAGATCGGTGGGGGCCGGCACCCGCACGAGGCCGGGACCGTCCTGAAGCAGCCACCGCCTGAGGGGACGGTCCTCGCCGACTTCGAAGGCGGAACCTACGGCAGCTGGACGAAGACCGGGGACGCCTTCGGCAGCGCACCCGCCACGGGTACCCTTCCCGGTCAGGGACAGGTCTCCGGCTGGCTGGGAGACGGGCTGGTCAATACCTTCCTGAACGGCGACTCCACCATCGGCACCCTCACGTCGCCCGAATTCACCATCGACAAGAAGCACATCAACTTCCTCATCGGCGGCGGCCACCACCCGTCCGGTTCCGACAACCCCACCGCCGTCGAGCTCCTCGTGGACGGCCAAGTCGTCCGTAGCGCCACCGGAAAGGATGCCGAGGCACTCAACTGGGTCTCCTGGGACGTCGCCGACCTCGCCGGCAAGAAGGCGCAGATAAAGATCGTCGACGACAACACCGGCGGCTGGGGCCACATCAACGTGGACCACATCGTGCTTTCCGACACGCAGGCCAAGCCCGTTTCCCAGGAGACGTCCGTCAACCTGGTCGTCGATGGCCAGGTCGTCCGCAGCGCCACCGGCGCCAACAGCGAGACCCTGGACTGGGCCTCCTTCGACCTGCGTCCCTACGCCGGCAAGAAGGCGCAGATCCAGATCCTCGACATGAACACCGCCGGCTGGGGCCACATCCTCGCCGACCAGTTCACCATCGCTGACAAGCCCGCCCTCTCCGTCGTGCAGCGCGCTGACTGGGCCGACTACGGCAAGGACTACTACGCGGCGGTGTCCTGGGAGAACGTGCCGGGCGGCAAGCGGTACATGATCGGCTGGATGAACAACTGGGACTACGGCCTCTCCGCGCCCACCTCTCCCTGGCGCGGGGCGCAGAGCGTTCCCCGAGAGATGGGCCTGCGCACCATCGACGGCCGGATCCGGCTGACCAGCAAGCCGGTCAACAACCTGGAGTCCCTCCGGGACAAGCACCCGGCGACGGCGTCCGACGTCACCGTCAAAAGCACCTCCAAGCCTCTGATCGGCCGTGCGGTACAGGGCAAGGCACTCGACATCGAGGCGACCTTCTCCCTCCAGGACGCCGAACGCTTCGGCCTGAAGGTGCGTACCGGCGCAGGCGGCGAGGAGACCGTCATCGGCTACGACACCACGACACAGGAGCTGTACGTCGACCGCACCCGCTCCGGCGCCGTGGACTTCAACAGCACCTTCCCCGGCGTCCAGACCGCGCCCCTGAAGGCCGAGAACGGCAAGGTCAAGCTGCGGATCCTCGTCGACTGGTCGTCCGTCGAGGTCTTCGGCGGCAGCGGCGAGACCGTGATCACCGATCAGATCTTCCCCGACCCCGCCAGCACCGGCGTCGACGTCTTCGCCGAAGGCGGCACCGCCACCCTCGACCACATGCAGGCATGGCAGCTGAAGTCCATATGGCCGTGA